In a single window of the Penaeus chinensis breed Huanghai No. 1 chromosome 4, ASM1920278v2, whole genome shotgun sequence genome:
- the LOC125047794 gene encoding uncharacterized protein LOC125047794 — protein sequence MVKKDVQVMVRKDVQVMVRKDVQVMVKKDVQVMARKDVQVMVRKDVQVMVKKDVQVMVRKDVQVMVRKDVQVMVKKDVQVMVRKDVQVMVKKDVQVMVRKDVQVMVKKDVQVMVRKDVQVMVKKYVQVMVRKDVQVMVRKDVQVLVNKDVQVMVRKDVQVVV from the coding sequence ATGGTCAAGAAAGATGTACAGGTTATGGTGAGGAAAGATGTACAGGTTATGGTGAGGAAAGATGTACAGGTTATGGTCAAGAAAGATGTACAGGTTATGGCGAGGAAAGATGTACAGGTTATGGTGAGGAAAGATGTACAGGTTATGGTCAAGAAAGATGTACAGGTTATGGTGAGGAAAGATGTACAGGTTATGGTGAGGAAAGATGTACAGGTTATGGTCAAGAAAGATGTACAGGTTATGGTGAGGAAAGATGTACAGGTTATGGTCAAGAAAGATGTACAGGTTATGGTGAGGAAAGATGTACAGGTTATGGTCAAGAAAGATGTACAGGTTATGGTGAGGAAAGATGTACAGGTTATGGTCAAGAAATATGTACAGGTTATGGTGAGGAAAGATGTACAGGTTATGGTGAGGAAAGATGTACAGGTTTTGGTCAATAAAGATGTACAGGTTATGGTGAGGAAAGATGTACAGGTTGTGGTATAG
- the LOC125047752 gene encoding innexin inx2-like — translation MVLVELLAGLRGLVKVKHDADIHSAIFKLHFRLTATMLFCFCLLVTANSLVGDPINCVHDDNPKLKDKVVNTYCWIHTTFTLPKHIDKGYGRGTGVAYPGVGPLYPTDTKTYHAYYQWVPFVLFLQGLMFYAPHWLWKTWEGGKLESIVMGLSIPVMNKEERHEKIHLLADYLHASLHHHNFYAIKFFLCELLNLANCLFNMWFMNEFLGGMFFTYGIDVLAFTETNQEERTDPMIVVFPRVTKCSFNMYGPSGTIETHDLMCVLALNIINEKIYVFMWFWFVILAIISTMALIYRLLVFCVPAIRSGLLQKRARLRYKNSIDTVSRRLQVGDFFLLYLLSKNVELLSFSSLMEELSLRLSNRRVHPDLDVSPAPVPPERFHLINENA, via the exons ATGGTGTTGGTAGAGCTGCTGGCGGGCCTTCGCGGGCTCGTGAAGGTGAAGCACGACGCCGACATCCACAGCGCCATTTTCAAGCTGCATTTTCGACTGACGGCGACCATGCTCTTCTGCTTCTGCCTCCTGGTCACCGCCAACAGCCTCGTCGGGGACCCCATCAA CTGTGTGCACGATGACAACCCCAAACTGAAAGACAAAGTTGTAAACACGTATTGCTGGATCCACACCACGTTCACGCTGCCGAAGCACATCGACAAAGGCTACGGGCGAG GAACGGGTGTGGCATACCCCGGCGTCGGCCCTCTCTATCCCACTGATACCAAGACGTACCACGCCTACTACCAGTGGGTGCCGTTCGTACTCTTCTTGCAG GGCCTGATGTTCTACGCCCCCCACTGGCTCTGGAAGACGTGGGAGGGCGGGAAGCTGGAGTCCATCGTCATGGGCCTCTCCATTCCCGTCATGAACAAGGAGGAGCGCCATGAGAAGATCCACCTGCTGGCTGACTACCTCCACGCCTCGCTCCACCATCACAACTTCTACGCCATCAAGTTCTTCCTCTGCGAGCTGCTTAATTTAGCGAACTGTTTGTTCAACATGTGGTTCATGAATGAGTTCCTGGGCGGGATGTTCTTCACGTACGGCATCGACGTGCTGGCCTTCACGGAGACCAACCAGGAGGAGCGGACGGACCCGATGATCGTGGTGTTCCCGCGGGTCACCAAGTGCTCCTTCAACATGTACGGGCCGTCGGGCACCATCGAGACCCACGACCTCATGTGCGTCCTCGCGCTCAACATCATCAACGAGAAGATCTACGTCTTCATGTGGTTCTGGTTCGTCATCCTGGCCATCATCAGCACAATGGCGCTCATCTACCGCCTCCTCGTGTTCTGCGTCCCCGCCATCAGGTCGGGGCTTCTGCAGAAGCGCGCGAGGCTGCGCTACAAGAACAGCATCGACACCGTCTCGCGAAGGCTGCAGGTCGGTGACTTCTTCCTGCTGTACCTCCTGAGCAAGAACGTGGAGCTGCTCTCCTTCAGCTCTCTCATGGAGGAACTGTCCCTCCGGCTGAGCAACCGACGCGTCCACCCCGACCTGGACGTGTCACCGGCCCCCGTCCCGCCCGAGCGTTTCCACCTCATAAACGAGAACGCATGA